A single window of Bos javanicus breed banteng chromosome 19, ARS-OSU_banteng_1.0, whole genome shotgun sequence DNA harbors:
- the FASN gene encoding fatty acid synthase, whose product MEEVVITGMSGKLPESENLEEFWANLIGGVDMVTDDDRRWKAGLYGLPRRSGKLKDLSRFDASFFGVHPKQAHNMDPQLRLLLEVTYEAIVDAGINPASIRGTNTGVWVGVSGSEASEALSRDPETLVGYSMVGCQRAMLANRLSFFFDFKGPSITLDTACSSSLLALQRAYQAIQRGECAMAIVGGVNILLKPNTSVQFMKLGMLSPEGTCKSFDASGNGYCRAEAVMAILLTKKSLARRVYATILNAGTNTDGCKEQGVTYPSGEAQEQLISSLYKPAGLDPETLEYIEAHGTGTKVGDPQELNGIVQALCGTRQSPLRIGSTKSNMGHPEPASGLAALAKVLLSLEHGLWAPNLHFHNPNPKIPALQDGRLQVVDRPLPVLGGNVGINSFGFGGSNVHVILQPNSQPLPPPAPHVALPRLLRASGRTLEGVQGLLELGLQHSQNLAFVSMLNDIAAPSPAAMPFRGYAVLGSQGGSQEVQQVLASKRPLWFICSGMGTQWRGMGLSLMRLSRFRDSILRSDEAVKPLGLQVSQLLLSTDEAIFDDMVISFVSLTAIQIALIDLLTSMGLQPDGIIGHSLGEVACGYADGCISQEEAILSAYWRGQCIKEANIPPGAMAAVGLTWEECKQRCPPGIVPACHNCIDTVTISGPQASMLEFVQQLKQEGVFAKEVRTGGMAFHSYFMDAIAPMLLQQLKKVIREPQPRSPRWLSTSIPETQWQESLARTFSAEYNVNNLVSPVLFQEALWHVPEDAVVLEIAPHALLQAVLKRGLKSSCTIIPLMKKDHRDNLEFFLSNVGQLYLTGIDVNPNGLFPPVEFPAPRGTPLISPHIKWDHSQTWDVPTAEDFPSGSSSSSATIYKIDINPESPDHYLVDHCIDGRIIFPGTGYLCLVWKTLARALDQNMEHTPVVFEDVTLHQAVILPKTGIVLLEVRLLEASCTFEVSENGNLIASGKVYQWEDPNPKLFDNRYGPDPATPVDPTTAIHLCRGDVYKELQLQGFNYGPYFQGILEASSEGNTGQLLWKDNWVTFMDTMLQMSILAPSKRSLRLPTRITAIYIHPATHQQKLYTLQDETQVADVVINRCLDTTVAGGIYISRIHTSVAPRHQQEQLVPILEKFCFTPHVETGCLAGNLALQEELQLCVGLAQALQTKVAQQGIKMVVPGLDGAQAPQEAPQQGLPRLLATACQLQLNGNLQMEMGQILAQERALLCDDPLLSGLLNSPALKACVDTALENMTSLKMKVVEVLAGDGQLYSRIPTLLNTQPLLELDYTATDRHPQALEAAQAKLQQLDITQGQWDPSDPAPSNLGGANLVVCNYALASLGDPATAVGNMVAALKEGGFLLLHTLLRGHPLGETVTFLTCPEPQQGQRHLLSQDEWERLFAGASLHLVALKKSFYGSVLFLCRRLAPLDSPIFLPVEDTSFQWVDSLKNILADSSSRPVWLMAVGCTTSGVVGLVNCLRKEPDGHRIRCVLVSNLNSTSPIPETDPKSLELQKVLQSDLVMNVYRDGAWGAFRHFPLEQDKPEEQTEHAFINVLTRGDLSSIRWVCSPLRHSQPTAPGFQLCTIYYASLNFRDIMLATGKLSPDTIPGNWASQNCLLGMEFSGRDASGKRVMGLVPTEGLATSTLVPQSFLWDVPSNWTLEEAASVPVVYSTAYYALMVRGRMQPGETVLIHSGSGGVGQAAIAIALSLGCRVFTTVGSAEKRAYLQSRFPQLNETSFANSRDTSFEQHVLWHTAGKGADLVLNSLAEEKLQASVRCLAQHGRFLEIGKFDLSKNHPLGMAIFLKNVTFHGILLDSLFEENNTMWQEVSTLLKAGIREGVVQPLKRTVFPRTQAEDAFRYMAQGKHIGKVVIQVREEEQEAVLHGTKPTQMVALCKTFCPAHKSYIITGGLGGFGLELAHWLVERGAQKLVLTSRSGIRTGYQARQVHEWRRQGVQVLVSTSDVSSLDGTRSLITEAAQLGPVGGIFNLAVVLRDAMLDNQTPEFFQDVNKPKYNGTLNLDRVTREACPELDYFVVFSSVSCGRGNAGQTNYGFANSTMERICEKRRHDGLPGLAVQWGAIADVGLLMELKGTKDKAISGTLPQRITSCMEVLDLFLNQPHPVLSSLVLAEKATSRGPSGSHQDLVKAVTHILGIRDLATVNLDSSLSDLGLDSLMGVEVRQMLEREHNLLLSMREIRQLTIHKLQEISAQAGTADELTDSTPKFGSPAQSQTQLNLSTLLVNPEGPTLTRLNSVQSSERPLFLVHPIEGSTTVFHSLAAKLSIPTYGLQCTGAAPLDSIQSLATYYIECIRQVQPEGPYRIAGYSYGACVAFEMCSQLQAQQNAGPTNNSLFLFDGSHTFVMAYTQSYRAKLNPGCEAEAEAEAMCFFMQQFTEAEHSSVLEALLPLRDLEARVAATVELIVQSHAGLDRHALSFAARSFYHKLRAAEEYTPRATYHGNVTLLRAKMGSAYQEGLGADYNLSQVCDGKVSVHIIEGNHRTLLEGSGLESILSIIHSSLAEPRVSVREG is encoded by the exons ATGGAGGAGGTGGTGATCACTGGCATGTCTGGGAAGCTGCCTGAGTCGGAGAACCTGGAGGAGTTCTGGGCCAATCTCATTGGCGGCGTGGACATGGTGACAGATGATGACAGGCGGTGGAAGGCCG GACTATATGGCCTGCCTCGGCGGTCAGGCAAGCTGAAGGACCTGTCCCGGTTTGACGCTTCCTTCTTCGGGGTCCACCCCAAGCAGGCACACAATATGGACCCCCAGCTCCGCTTGCTGCTGGAGGTCACCTACGAGGCCATTGTGGATGCAG GCATCAACCCAGCTTCCATTCGGGGGACGAACACCGGTGTCTGGGTGGGTGTGAGTGGCTCTGAGGCTTCAGAGGCTCTGAGCCGAGACCCTGAGACCCTCGTGGGCTacagcatggtgggctgccagcGTGCCATGTTGGCCAACCGCCTCTCCTTCTTCTTTGACTTCAAAG GGCCCAGCATCACCCTGGACACGGCATGCTCCTCCAGCCTGCTGGCCCTGCAGAGGGCCTACCAGGCCATCCAGAGAGGGGAGTGCGCCATGGCCATTGTGGGCGGCGTGAACATCCTGCTGAAGCCCAACACCTCGGTGCAGTTCATGAAGCTGGGCATGCTTAGCCCCGAGGGCACCTGCAAGTCCTTCGATGCATCAG GGAATGGCTACTGCCGTGCAGAGGCTGTGATGGCCATCCTTCTGACCAAGAAGTCCCTGGCCCGACGGGTGTACGCCACCATCCTCAACGCTGGCACCAACACGGATGGCTGCAAAGAGCAAG GCGTCACCTACCCCTCCGGAGAGGCACAGGAGCAGCTCATCAGCTCCCTGTACAAGCCGGCCGGGCTGGACCCGGAGACCCTGGAGTACATCGAAGCCCATGGCACCGGTACCAAG GTGGGCGACCCCCAGGAGCTAAACGGCATCGTGCAAGCCCTGTGTGGCACCCGCCAGAGCCCCCTGCGGATTGGGTCCACCAAGTCGAACATGGGACACCCGGAGCCCGCCTCAGGGCTCGCGGCGCTGGCCAAG GTGCTGCTGTccctggagcacgggctctgggcccCCAACCTGCACTTCCACAACCCAAACCCCAAGATCCCAGCACTGCAGGATGGGCGGCTGCAGGTGGTGGACCGGCCCCTGCCCGTCCTCGGGGGCAACGTGGGCATCAACTCCTTTGGCTTCGGTGGCTCCAACGTGCACGTCATCCTCCAGCCCAACTCCCAGCCACTGCCACCGCCTGCCCCACATGTCGCCCTGCCCCGTCTGCTGCGGGCCAGTGGGCGCACCCTGGAGGGTGTGCAGGGTCTGCTGGAGCTAGGCCTCCAGCACAGCCAGAACCTGGCCTTCGTGAGCATGCTCAATGACATCGCGGCCCCCTCCCCAGCAGCCATGCCCTTCCGTGGCTACGCCGTGCTGGGCAGCCAGGGGGGCAGCCAGGAGGTGCAGCAGGTGCTGGCCAGCAAGCGCCCACTCTGGTTCATCTGCTCCG GTATGGGCACACAGTGGCGCGGGATGGGGCTGAGCCTGATGCGTCTGAGCCGCTTCCGCGACTCCATCCTGCGCTCGGATGAGGCCGTGAAGCCTCTGGGACTGCAGGTGTCACAGCTGTTGTTGAGCACAGACGAGGCCATCTTTGATGACATGGTCATCTCCTTCGTGAGCCTCACTGCCATCCAG atcGCGCTCATAGACCTGCTGACCTCCATGGGCCTTCAGCCCGACGGCATCATCGGGCACTCCCTGGGTGAGGTGGCCTGTGGCTATGCCGACGGCTGCATCTCTCAGGAGGAGGCCATCCTCTCTGCCTACTGGAGAGGCCAGTGCATCAAGGAGGCCAACATCCCGCCCGGGGCCATGGCGGCTGTAG GCTTGACCTGGGAGGAGTGTAAGCAGCGCTGCCCCCCTGGCATCGTGCCTGCCTGCCACAACTGCATCGACACCGTGACCATCTCGGGACCTCAG GCCTCCATGTTGGAGTTCGTGCAGCAGCTGAAGCAGGAGGGCGTGTTCGCCAAGGAGGTGCGGACGGGCGGCATGGCGTTCCACTCCTACTTCATGGACGCTATCGCCCCCATGCTGCTTCAGCAGCTCAAGAAG GTGATCCGGGAGCCCCAGCCGCGTTCCCCACGCTGGCTCAGCACTTCCATCCCCGAGACCCAGTGGCAGGAGAGCCTGGCCCGCACCTTCTCGGCCGAGTACAACGTGAACAACCTGGTGAGCCCTGTGCTGTTCCAGGAGGCGCTGTGGCACGTGCCCGAGGACGCCGTGGTGCTGGAGATCGCACCCCATGCCCTGCTGCAG GCCGTCCTGAAGAGAGGCCTCAAGTCCAGCTGCACCATCATCCCCCTGATGAAGAAGGACCACAGGGACAACCTAGAGTTCTTCCTCAGCAACGTGGGCCAGCTCTACCTGACCGG CATTGACGTCAACCCCAACGGGCTGTTCCCACCTGTGGAGTTCCCAGCTCCCCGGGGCACCCCCCTCATTTCCCCCCACATCAAGTGGGACCACAGCCAGACCTGGGATGTGCCCACTGCcgaggacttccccagtggctccagTAGCTCCTCTGCCACCATCTATAAGATCG ACATCAACCCCGAGTCCCCTGACCACTATCTGGTGGATCACTGCATCGACGGTCGCATCATCTTCCCGGGCACTGGCTACCTGTGCCTGGTCTGGAAGACACTGGCCCGAGCCCTGGACCAGAACATGGAGCACACGCCTGTAGTATTCGAGGACGTGACGCTGCACCAGGCTGTCATCCTGCCGAAGACAG GGATTGTGCTCCTGGAAGTGCggcttctggaagcttcctgTACCTTTGAGGTGTCTGAGAATGGCAACCTGATCGCGAGCG GGAAGGTATACCAGTGGGAAGATCCCAACCCCAAGCTCTTTGACAACCGGTATGGCCCGGACCCTGCGACCCCCGTGGACCCCACAACTGCCATCCACCTGTGCCGTGGTGACGTATACAAGGAGCTGCAGCTGCAGGGCTTCAACTACGGCCCCTACTTCCAAGGTATCCTTGAGGCCAGCTCCGAAG GCAACACAGGCCAGCTGCTCTGGAAGGACAACTGGGTGACCTTCATGGACACCATGCTGCAGATGTCTATCCTGGCCCCGAGCAAGCGCAGCCTGCGCCTGCCCACACGCATCACCGCCATCTACATCCACCCGGCTACCCACCAGCAGAAGCTGTACACGCTGCAGGACGAGACACAAG TGGCCGACGTGGTAATAAACAGGTGTCTGGACACCACGGTGGCTGGCGGCATCTACATCTCGAGGATCCACACCTCGGTGGCCCCCCGGCATCAGCAGGAGCAGCTGGTGCCCATCCTGGAGAAGTTCTGCTTCACACCGCACGTGGAGACTGGGTGCCTGGCTGGGAACCTGGCCCTGCAGGAGGAGCTGCAGCTGTGTGTGG ggctggCACAGGCACTGCAGACCAAGGTGGCCCAGCAGGGGATAAAGATGGTGGTTCCTGGGCTGGATGGTGCCCAGGCTCCCCAGGAGGCCCCACAGCAAGGCCTGCCTCGGCTGCTGGCCACCGCCTGCCAGCTGCAACTCAACGGGAACTTGCAGATGGAGATGGGCCAGATCCTAGCCCAGGAGAGAGCCCTGCTGTGTGATGACCCCCTGCTCAGTGGGCTCCTCAACTCCCCAGCACTCAAGGCGTGCGTGGACACTGCCCTGGAGAACATGACCAGCCTCAAGATGAAGGTGGTGGAG GTGCTAGCTGGTGACGGCCAACTGTATTCCCGCATCCCCACGCTGCTCAACACCCAGcccctgctggagctggactACACAGCCACTGACCGCCACCCCCAGGCCCTGGAGGCTGCCCAGGCCAAGTTGCAGCAGCTCGATATAACCCAGGGCCAGTGGGACCCCTCGGACCCGGCCCCCAGCAACCTGGGTGGGGCCAACCTCGTGGTGTGCAACTATGCCTTAGCCAGCCTCGGTGACCCGGCCACGGCTGTCGGCAATATGGTGGCTGCCCTCAAGGAGGGAGGCTTCCTGTTGCTGCACACGCTGCTCAGAGGACACCCCTTGGGAGAGACTGTCACCTTCCTCACTTGCCCTGAGCCACAACAAGGCCAACGGCACCTGCTGAGCCAG GATGAGTGGGAGCGCCTGTTTGCTGGTGCGTCCCTGCACCTGGTGGCCCTGAAGAAGTCCTTCTACGGCTCGGTGCTCTTCCTGTGCCGCCGGCTGGCCCCGCTTGACAGCCCAATCTTCCTGCCCGTGGAGGACACCAGCTTCCAGTGGGTTGACTCCCTGAAG AACATCCTGGCCGATTCCTCCTCCCGGCCCGTATGGCTCATGGCTGTTGGCTGCACCACCTCAGGGGTCGTGGGCTTGGTGAACTGTCTCCGGAAAGAGCCTGACGGGCACCGGATTCG GTGCGTCCTGGTGTCTAACCTCAACAGCACGTCCCCCATCCCTGAGACAGACCCGAAGTCCTTGGAGCTGCAGAAGGTGCTCCAGAGTGACCTGGTGATGAATGTCTACCGTGATGGGGCCTGGGGAGCGTTCCGCCACTTCCCACTGGAACAAG ACAAGCCCGAGGAGCAGACAGAGCATGCCTTCATAAATGTCCTCACCCGAGGGGACCTGTCTTCCATCCGCTGGGTCTGCTCCCCTCTGCGCCACAGCCAGCCCACGGCCCCTGGCTTCCAGCTCTGCACCATCTATTATGCCTCCCTCAACTTCCGCGACATCATGCTGGCCACGGGCAAGCTGTCCCCCGACACCATCCCAG GAAATTGGGCCTCTCAGAACTGCCTGCTAGGCATGGAGTTCTCTGGCCGAGATGCCAGTGGGAAGCGTGTGATGGGGCTGGTACCCACCGAAGGCCTGGCCACCTCCACTCTGGTGCCTCAGAGCTTCCTGTGGGACGTGCCTTCCAACTG GACCCTGGAGGAGGCCGCCTCGGTGCCCGTTGTCTACAGCACAGCCTACTACGCGCTGATGGTCCGCGGGCGCATGCAGCCAGGCGAGACGGTGCTCATTCACTCGGGCTCCGGCGGCGTAGGCCAGGCTGCCATCGCCATCGCCCTCAGCCTGGGCTGCCGTGTTTTCACCACTGTGG GGTCAGCCGAAAAGCGGGCATACCTCCAGTCCAGGTTCCCCCAGCTCAACGAAACCAGCTTTGCCAACTCCCGGGACACATCCTTTGAGCAGCATGTGCTGTGGCACACAGCCGGGAAGG GTGCTGACCTGGTCCTCAACTCCCTGGCGGAAGAGAAGCTTCAGGCCAGTGTGCGGTGCCTGGCCCAGCACGGTCGATTCCTGGAAATTGGCAAATTTGACCTTTCCAAAAACCACCCCCTGG GCATGGCCATCTTCCTGAAGAACGTGACTTTCCACGGGATCCTACTGGACTCTCTCTTTGAAGAAAACAACACCATGTGGCAGGAAGTGTCGACACTGCTGAAGGCGGGCATCCGGGAGGGTGTGGTGCAGCCCCTCAAGCGAACAGTGTTCCCCAGGACCCAGGCGGAGGACGCCTTCCGCTACATGGCCCAGGGCAAACACATCGGCAAAGTGGTCATTCAG GTACGTGAGGAAGAGCAGGAGGCGGTGCTGCACGGGACCAAACCCACCCAGATGGTGGCCTTGTGCAAGACCTTCTGCCCAGCCCACAAGAGCTACATCATCACTGGGGGCCTGGGTGGCTTTGGCCTAGAGCTGGCCCACTGGCTCGTGGAGCGAGGGGCCCAGAAGCTGGTGCTGACCTCCCGCTCTGGGATCCGCACAG GCTACCAAGCCAGGCAGGTCCACGAGTGGAGACGCCAGGGTGTGCAGGTCCTGGTGTCCACCAGCGACGTCAGCTCACTGGATGGCACCCGGAGCCTTATCACTGAGGCCGCCCAGCTTGGGCCCGTGGGAGGCATCTTCAACCTGGCCGTG GTCCTGAGAGATGCCATGCTGGATAACCAGACCCCTGAGTTCTTCCAGGACGTAAACAAGCCCAAGTACAATGGCACCCTGAACTTGGACAG GGTGACCCGGGAGGCATGCCCGGAGCTGGACTACTTCGTGGTCTTCTCCTCCGTGAGCTGCGGGCGTGGCAATGCCGGCCAGACCAACTACGGGTTCGCCAACTCCACCATGGAGCGCATATGTGAGAAGCGTCGGCATGACGGCCTCCCAG GCCTCGCCGTGCAGTGGGGTGCGATTGCTGACGTGGGCCTCCTCATGGAGCTGAAGGGCACTAAAGACAAAGCCATCAGCGGGACGCTGCCCCAGCGCATCACCTCCTGCATGGAGGTTCTAGACCTCTTCCTGAACCAGCCCCACCCCGTCCTGAGCAGCTTGGTGTTGGCAGAGAAGGCTACATCCCGTGGCCCCAGCGGCAGCCACCAGGACCTCGTGAAGGCTGTGACTCACATCCTGG gcatCCGTGACTTGGCCACCGTCAACCTGGACAGCTCGCTTTCAGACCTTGGCCTCGACTCACTCATGGGCGTGGAGGTGCGCCAGATGCTGGAGCGTGAGCACAACCTGCTGCTGTCCATGCGGGAAATCCGGCAGCTCACAATCCACAAGCTGCAGGAGATTTCTGCGCAGGCTGGCACAGCTGATG AGCTGACGGACTCCACACCCAAATTCGGCAGCCCTGCCCAGTCGCAGACCCAGCTGAACCTGAGCACCCTGCTGGTGAACCCCGAGGGCCCGACCTTGACACGGCTCAACTCGGTGCAGAGCTCCGAGCGGCCCCTGTTCCTGGTGCACCCCATCGAGGGCTCCACCACCGTGTTCCACAGCCTGGCCGCCAAGCTCAGCATCCCCACCTATGGCCTACAGTGTACAGGAG CGGCACCCCTGGACAGCATCCAGAGCCTGGCCACCTACTACATCGAGTGCATCAGGCAAGTGCAGCCAGAGGGGCCCTACCGCATCGCTGGCTACTCCTACGGGGCCTGCGTGGCTTTCGAGATGTGCTCACAGCTGCAGGCCCAGCAGAACGCTGGCCCCACGAACAACAGCCTCTTCCTGTTTGACGGCTCGCACACCTTCGTGATGGCCTACACTCAG AGCTACCGGGCCAAGCTGAACCCCGGCTGCGAGGCAGAGGCCGAGGCCGAGGCCATGTGCTTCTTCATGCAGCAGTTCACGGAGGCGGAGCATAGTAGC GTGCTGGAGGCCCTCCTGCCCCTCAGGGATCTGGAGGCGCGTGTGGCAGCCACCGTCGAGCTGATCGTGCAGAGCCACGCGGGCCTGGACCGGCACGCGCTCAGCTTTGCTGCGCGTTCCTTCTACCACAAGCTGCGCGCCGCGGAGGAGTACACGCCGCGGGCTACCTACCACGGCAACGTGACGCTGCTGCGCGCCAAGATGGGCAGCGCCTACCAGGAGGGCCTGGGCGCCGACTACAATCTGTCCCAGGTGTGCGACGGCAAGGTGTCCGTACACATCATCGAGGGCAACCACCGCACGCTGCTGGAGGGCAGCGGCCTGGAGTCCATCCTTAGTATTATTCACAGCTCCCTGGCCGAGCCGCGCGTCAGCGTGCGGGAGGGCTAG
- the DUS1L gene encoding tRNA-dihydrouridine(16/17) synthase [NAD(P)(+)]-like isoform X2: MPKLEGFEFWSRTLGGARHVVAPMVDQSELAWRLLSRRHGAHLCYTPMLHAQVFVRDANYRKENLYCDVCPEDRPLIVQAALLAQDYCDAIDLNLGCPQMIAKRGHYGAFLQEEWDLLQRMILLAHEKLSVPVTCKIRVFPEIDKTVRYAQMLEKAGCQLLTVHGRTKEQKGPLSGTASWEHIKAVRKAVTIPVFANGNIQCLRDVERCIQDTGVQGVMSAEGNLHNPALFEGRSPAVWELAEEYLDIVRQHPCPLSYVRAHLFKLWHHTLQVHQQLREELAKVKTLEGIAAVSQELKLRCQEDISRQEEGEKPSGGLPFFHWICQPYFRPGPKEGSKENGGARSKRALEEEEGTTDVLSKNKQKKQLRNPHKTFDPLLKPKYAKCDQCGNPKGNRCVFNLCRGCCKKRAFKETADCPGHGLLFKTKLERSLAWKGAQPRLQEPQQAGPGEPGGFPEVVGSALA; the protein is encoded by the exons ATGCCAAAGCTGGAAGGCTTCGAGTTCTGGAGCCGCACCCTGGGGGGGGCCCGCCACGTGGTGGCCCCCATGGTGGACCAAAGCGAGCTGGCCTGGAGGCTGCTGAGCCGCCGACACGGGGCCCATCTGTGCTACACACCCATGCTGCATGCCCAAGTTTTTGTCCGCGATGCCAACTACCGCAAGGAGAACCTGTACTGCGATGTGTGCCCCGAGGACCGGCCTCTCATTGTTCAG GCAGCTCTCTTGGCTCAGGACTACTGTGATGCCATTGACCTGAATTTGGGCTGCCCACAGATGATCGCCAAACGAG GTCACTATGGCGCCTTCCTGCAGGAGGAGTGGGACCTGCTCCAGAGAATGA TTCTGCTAGCCCACGAAAAGCTTTCTGTTCCTGTCACCTGCAAGATCCGCGTCTTCCCAGAGATTGACAAGACCGTGAGATATGCCCAGATGCTGGAAAAGGCTGGCTGCCAG TTGCTGACTGTCCACGGGCGCACCAAGGAGCAGAAGGGGCCCCTGTCAGGCACCGCGTCCtgggagcacatcaaggctgtgcG GAAGGCGGTGACTATACCTGTGTTCGCCAACGGGAACATCCAGTGCCTGCGGGACGTGGAACGCTGCATCCAGGACACGGGGGTGCAGGGGGTCATGAGTGCAG AGGGAAACCTGCACAACCCTGCCCTGTTCGAGGGCCGCAGCCCTGCTGTGTGGGAGCTGGCCGAGGAGTACCTGGACATTGTGCGGCAGCACCCCTGCCCCCTCTCGTACGTCCGGGCCCATCTCTTTAAGCTGTGGCACCACAC GCTGCAGGTGCATCAGCAGCTTCGAGAGGAGCTCGCCAAAGTGAAGACCCTGGAGGGCATTGCTGCAGTGAGCCAGGAGCTAAAACTGCGGTGTCAG GAGGATATATCCaggcaggaggagggagagaagcctTCAGGAGGCTTGCCTTTCTTTCACTGGATCTGCCAGCCCTACTTCCGGCCAGG GCCCAAGGAGGGGAGCAAGGAGAATGGGGGTGCCCGCAGCAAGcgggccctggaggaggaggagggcaccACGGATGTCTTATCCAAGAACAAGCAGAAGAAGCAGCTAAGGAACCCCCACAAGACCTTTGACCCCTTGCTGAAGC CAAAATACGCAAAGTGTGATCAGTGTGGAAACCCAAAG GGCAACAGGTGTGTGTTTAACCTATGCCGGGGCTGCTGCAAGAAGCGAGCTTTCAAAGAGACCGCTGACTGCCCAG GTCACGGACTGCTTTTTAAAACCAAATTGGAGAGGTCTCTGGCCTGGAAGGGTGCCCAGCCGCGGCTGCAGGAACCACAGCAGGCCGGGCCTGGAGAACCAGGTGGCTTCCCTGAGGTTGTGGGCAGTGCCCTGGCCTAA
- the DUS1L gene encoding tRNA-dihydrouridine(16/17) synthase [NAD(P)(+)]-like isoform X1, protein MPKLEGFEFWSRTLGGARHVVAPMVDQSELAWRLLSRRHGAHLCYTPMLHAQVFVRDANYRKENLYCDVCPEDRPLIVQFCANDPEVFVQAALLAQDYCDAIDLNLGCPQMIAKRGHYGAFLQEEWDLLQRMILLAHEKLSVPVTCKIRVFPEIDKTVRYAQMLEKAGCQLLTVHGRTKEQKGPLSGTASWEHIKAVRKAVTIPVFANGNIQCLRDVERCIQDTGVQGVMSAEGNLHNPALFEGRSPAVWELAEEYLDIVRQHPCPLSYVRAHLFKLWHHTLQVHQQLREELAKVKTLEGIAAVSQELKLRCQEDISRQEEGEKPSGGLPFFHWICQPYFRPGPKEGSKENGGARSKRALEEEEGTTDVLSKNKQKKQLRNPHKTFDPLLKPKYAKCDQCGNPKGNRCVFNLCRGCCKKRAFKETADCPGHGLLFKTKLERSLAWKGAQPRLQEPQQAGPGEPGGFPEVVGSALA, encoded by the exons ATGCCAAAGCTGGAAGGCTTCGAGTTCTGGAGCCGCACCCTGGGGGGGGCCCGCCACGTGGTGGCCCCCATGGTGGACCAAAGCGAGCTGGCCTGGAGGCTGCTGAGCCGCCGACACGGGGCCCATCTGTGCTACACACCCATGCTGCATGCCCAAGTTTTTGTCCGCGATGCCAACTACCGCAAGGAGAACCTGTACTGCGATGTGTGCCCCGAGGACCGGCCTCTCATTGTTCAG TTCTGTGCCAATGACCCAGAGGTGTTTGTCCAGGCAGCTCTCTTGGCTCAGGACTACTGTGATGCCATTGACCTGAATTTGGGCTGCCCACAGATGATCGCCAAACGAG GTCACTATGGCGCCTTCCTGCAGGAGGAGTGGGACCTGCTCCAGAGAATGA TTCTGCTAGCCCACGAAAAGCTTTCTGTTCCTGTCACCTGCAAGATCCGCGTCTTCCCAGAGATTGACAAGACCGTGAGATATGCCCAGATGCTGGAAAAGGCTGGCTGCCAG TTGCTGACTGTCCACGGGCGCACCAAGGAGCAGAAGGGGCCCCTGTCAGGCACCGCGTCCtgggagcacatcaaggctgtgcG GAAGGCGGTGACTATACCTGTGTTCGCCAACGGGAACATCCAGTGCCTGCGGGACGTGGAACGCTGCATCCAGGACACGGGGGTGCAGGGGGTCATGAGTGCAG AGGGAAACCTGCACAACCCTGCCCTGTTCGAGGGCCGCAGCCCTGCTGTGTGGGAGCTGGCCGAGGAGTACCTGGACATTGTGCGGCAGCACCCCTGCCCCCTCTCGTACGTCCGGGCCCATCTCTTTAAGCTGTGGCACCACAC GCTGCAGGTGCATCAGCAGCTTCGAGAGGAGCTCGCCAAAGTGAAGACCCTGGAGGGCATTGCTGCAGTGAGCCAGGAGCTAAAACTGCGGTGTCAG GAGGATATATCCaggcaggaggagggagagaagcctTCAGGAGGCTTGCCTTTCTTTCACTGGATCTGCCAGCCCTACTTCCGGCCAGG GCCCAAGGAGGGGAGCAAGGAGAATGGGGGTGCCCGCAGCAAGcgggccctggaggaggaggagggcaccACGGATGTCTTATCCAAGAACAAGCAGAAGAAGCAGCTAAGGAACCCCCACAAGACCTTTGACCCCTTGCTGAAGC CAAAATACGCAAAGTGTGATCAGTGTGGAAACCCAAAG GGCAACAGGTGTGTGTTTAACCTATGCCGGGGCTGCTGCAAGAAGCGAGCTTTCAAAGAGACCGCTGACTGCCCAG GTCACGGACTGCTTTTTAAAACCAAATTGGAGAGGTCTCTGGCCTGGAAGGGTGCCCAGCCGCGGCTGCAGGAACCACAGCAGGCCGGGCCTGGAGAACCAGGTGGCTTCCCTGAGGTTGTGGGCAGTGCCCTGGCCTAA